A region of Myxococcus stipitatus DSM 14675 DNA encodes the following proteins:
- a CDS encoding GMC oxidoreductase: protein MDCDWLIIGSGFGGSASALRLTEKGYRVVMLEKGRRLGPADFPKTNWNLRRWLWMPRLGWRGLFKMTFFRHVTVLSGVGVGGGSLVYANTLPVPKDDFFDAPSWGHLAPWKQELPEHYLTARRMLGATVNPLVTESDRVLEQVGQDLGRTDFQPTTVAVYFGEPGVTVKDPYFGGEGPDRTGCIACGGCMLGCRHGAKNTLDRNYLYLAEKRGLSLHADTEATWVRPLPGGGYEVEARQGSGWLPRRKRRFLARNVIFAGGVLGTLDLLLRLKEHPDGLPRLSERLGDGVRTNSEALIGIVSGRKELDLSKGIAIGSILHTDERSHLEPVRYPEGSGFFRLLMAPQVRGARMLSRLARLVGLLARHPLRFLKAWFVPNFARRTVILLYMRTLEGHLRMQRRRGLTTGLRKGLVTGLQEGPAPTTNMPEAFDLAQRVSEKLDGYPMTMVSETVLGIPTTAHILGGCCMGDSAETGVIDHRHRVFGYQGLYVVDGSAISANPGVNPSLTITALAERAMTFIPHAREVDEQAPSGEMAPLKHANR, encoded by the coding sequence ATGGATTGCGACTGGCTCATCATCGGCTCGGGCTTTGGCGGGAGCGCCAGTGCGCTGCGGTTGACCGAGAAGGGCTACCGCGTGGTGATGCTGGAGAAGGGCCGGCGGCTGGGCCCCGCTGACTTTCCGAAGACGAACTGGAACCTGCGGCGCTGGCTGTGGATGCCCCGGCTCGGCTGGCGCGGGCTCTTCAAGATGACGTTCTTCCGGCACGTCACCGTGTTGTCCGGCGTGGGCGTGGGCGGAGGCTCGCTCGTCTACGCGAACACCCTGCCGGTTCCGAAGGACGACTTCTTCGATGCACCGTCCTGGGGCCACCTCGCCCCCTGGAAGCAGGAACTGCCCGAGCACTACCTCACCGCGCGGCGCATGCTCGGCGCCACCGTCAATCCGCTCGTCACCGAGTCGGACCGCGTCCTCGAGCAGGTAGGCCAGGACCTGGGCCGGACGGACTTCCAGCCCACGACGGTGGCCGTGTACTTCGGCGAGCCGGGTGTCACCGTGAAGGACCCCTACTTCGGTGGAGAGGGGCCGGACCGCACCGGCTGCATCGCCTGTGGCGGTTGCATGTTGGGCTGCAGGCACGGCGCGAAGAACACGCTGGACCGCAACTACCTCTACCTCGCGGAGAAGCGGGGCCTGTCGCTGCACGCCGACACCGAGGCGACGTGGGTGCGTCCGCTGCCCGGAGGCGGCTACGAGGTGGAGGCGCGCCAGGGCTCGGGCTGGCTGCCTCGAAGGAAGCGGCGCTTCCTCGCGCGCAACGTCATCTTCGCGGGTGGCGTGCTGGGAACCCTGGACCTGCTGCTTCGACTCAAGGAGCACCCGGACGGACTCCCCCGGCTGTCCGAGCGCCTGGGGGACGGCGTGCGCACCAACTCCGAGGCGCTCATCGGCATCGTCAGCGGGCGGAAGGAACTGGACCTCTCGAAGGGCATCGCCATCGGCTCCATCCTGCACACCGACGAGCGCTCGCACCTGGAGCCGGTGCGCTACCCGGAGGGCTCGGGGTTCTTCCGGCTGCTGATGGCGCCCCAGGTGCGCGGCGCGAGGATGCTCTCGCGGCTGGCCCGACTCGTGGGGCTGCTCGCGCGGCACCCGCTGCGCTTCCTCAAGGCCTGGTTCGTCCCGAACTTCGCGCGGCGGACCGTGATCCTCCTCTACATGCGCACGTTGGAAGGGCACCTGCGCATGCAGCGCCGGCGCGGGCTGACCACGGGGCTGCGCAAGGGACTCGTCACCGGGTTGCAAGAAGGCCCCGCGCCCACCACCAACATGCCGGAGGCGTTCGACCTGGCCCAGCGTGTCTCGGAGAAGCTGGACGGCTACCCGATGACGATGGTGAGCGAGACGGTGCTGGGCATCCCCACGACGGCGCACATCCTCGGAGGGTGTTGCATGGGGGACTCGGCGGAGACGGGCGTCATCGACCACCGCCACCGCGTCTTCGGCTACCAGGGCCTGTACGTGGTGGACGGCTCGGCCATCTCCGCGAACCCCGGCGTCAATCCCTCGCTCACCATCACCGCGCTCGCGGAGCGCGCCATGACGTTCATCCCTCACGCGCGGGAGGTGGACGAGCAGGCGCCATCCGGTGAGATGGCGCCGTTGAAGCACGCGAACCGCTGA
- a CDS encoding alpha/beta hydrolase-fold protein — protein sequence MRSLLAACLVLSLAGCVAPREAEPASTVTAAPQVDTSGRVDARPGQVTGTPASPGVHALGLGGARDGLLYVPKSLRPDQPAPLMLVLHGSRGNAGQMLQALQALADSEGLLMLIPDSRGLTWDDKMGKHGEDLRFIDRALAHVFSRHLVARERISVAGFSAGGSYALALGILNGDLFSRVLAFSPGFVHADEPRGMPFIFVAHGDKDQVLSVEGSGRRIVAELRSAGFQVHYHEFSGGHSIPKDVVQAAVQWLREAPPAVSGP from the coding sequence ATGCGAAGCCTCCTCGCGGCCTGTCTGGTGCTGAGCCTCGCGGGCTGCGTCGCGCCCCGTGAAGCCGAGCCCGCGAGCACGGTGACAGCAGCGCCACAGGTGGACACCTCGGGCCGCGTGGATGCACGCCCGGGACAGGTGACGGGCACGCCCGCATCCCCCGGTGTGCATGCCCTGGGCTTGGGCGGAGCGCGGGACGGCCTGTTGTACGTGCCGAAGTCCCTTCGCCCGGACCAGCCCGCGCCGCTGATGCTCGTGCTGCATGGCTCCAGAGGTAACGCGGGTCAGATGCTCCAGGCGCTGCAAGCGCTGGCGGACTCCGAGGGTCTCCTGATGCTCATCCCCGACTCACGGGGGCTGACGTGGGACGACAAGATGGGGAAGCACGGCGAGGACCTGCGCTTCATCGACCGCGCGCTGGCGCACGTGTTCTCCCGTCACCTCGTGGCGCGGGAGCGCATCAGCGTGGCGGGGTTCTCCGCGGGCGGGTCCTATGCCTTGGCGCTGGGAATCCTCAACGGGGACCTGTTCTCTCGCGTCCTCGCCTTCTCGCCTGGGTTCGTTCACGCGGACGAGCCGCGAGGCATGCCATTCATCTTCGTCGCGCATGGCGACAAGGACCAGGTGCTCTCCGTCGAAGGCAGCGGCCGGCGCATTGTCGCGGAATTGCGCTCGGCGGGCTTTCAGGTGCACTACCACGAGTTCTCCGGAGGCCACTCCATCCCCAAGGACGTGGTCCAAGCGGCCGTTCAGTGGCTTCGCGAAGCGCCCCCAGCCGTGAGCGGCCCGTAG
- a CDS encoding exodeoxyribonuclease III, which translates to MKIATWNVNSVRARQERLLEWLKSAQPDVLCLQELKCTEDDFPMEAVRDAGYHAAVHGQKTYNGVAILAKEEPRDVVKGLSDGVDDTHARLIAATVGGLRVVSAYAPNGQSLDSPQYEYKLEWYGRLRRYLDTRHNPDEALVLGGDWNIAPADIDIYDPKEWEGQTLCTVRERDALPVRLRAVGCVPEAVPRHAALLVVGLPDVGLPEEPGPAHRPPVRVRAVGAAVDGGGHGPGGSQGQAALGPCAGVAGASGLTEGNGP; encoded by the coding sequence ATGAAAATCGCCACCTGGAATGTGAACTCGGTGCGGGCGCGTCAGGAGCGGCTGCTCGAGTGGCTGAAGAGCGCGCAGCCGGATGTGCTGTGCCTTCAGGAGCTGAAGTGCACGGAGGACGATTTCCCGATGGAGGCCGTGCGCGATGCCGGCTACCACGCGGCGGTCCACGGGCAGAAGACCTACAACGGCGTGGCCATCCTGGCGAAGGAGGAGCCGCGCGACGTGGTGAAGGGGCTGTCGGACGGCGTGGATGACACGCACGCGCGCCTCATCGCCGCGACGGTGGGCGGCCTCCGTGTGGTGAGCGCGTACGCGCCCAACGGGCAGTCGCTGGACTCGCCGCAGTACGAGTACAAGCTCGAGTGGTACGGCCGGCTTCGGCGCTACCTGGACACGCGGCACAACCCCGATGAGGCGCTGGTGCTCGGCGGCGACTGGAACATCGCGCCCGCGGACATCGACATCTACGACCCGAAGGAGTGGGAGGGGCAGACGCTCTGCACGGTGCGGGAGCGCGACGCGCTTCCTGTGCGCCTTCGGGCTGTCGGATGCGTACCGGAAGCTGTACCCCGACACGCAGCGCTTCTCGTGGTGGGACTACCGGATGTTGGCCTTCCCGAAGAACCGGGGCCTGCGCATCGACCACCTGTACGTGTCCGCGCAGTTGGTGCCGCGGTTGACGGGGGCGGACACGGACCGGGAGGCTCGCAAGGGCAAGCAGCCCTCGGACCATGCGCCGGTGTGGCTGGAGCTTCGGGACTGACGGAGGGAAACGGACCGTGA
- a CDS encoding tetratricopeptide repeat protein, whose product MSPRTRKAPRRTLGFTLPPALKKALLPSCLAALGLAAWSDVPIPATWRPWVALAEQQVRTAPKPAPVSDASHGFTTAPLPLPAHAPEAPREHLEPAPRPAPEDALALSHEHTRRVDHLSRARTLKDLGDVSGALTEVRRALHDDPADTAALAMAARLARLHGQPEVALLAYARLGNLAPEEAGALIQQARLLVSQGRHAEAVRVGEEAVLRAPEDAEVYQVLGRAHLGAGELSAAILRFQQAVHLDPEHGYALNNLGFAYLRAGEDAKAAEVLAQAAQLLPHVAYVHNNLGVAWERLGKKDEARAAYATATRLSPRYVQARVNTDRMDRLAQADLGSPGLGAREVPALSAP is encoded by the coding sequence ATGAGCCCGAGGACGAGGAAGGCCCCCCGCCGCACCCTGGGTTTCACCCTGCCCCCCGCGCTGAAGAAGGCGCTGCTGCCCTCGTGCCTCGCCGCGCTGGGCCTGGCCGCCTGGAGCGACGTCCCCATTCCGGCGACCTGGCGCCCGTGGGTCGCCCTCGCGGAGCAGCAGGTGCGCACCGCCCCCAAGCCCGCCCCCGTGAGCGACGCGAGCCACGGCTTCACCACCGCGCCCCTGCCGCTGCCGGCCCACGCCCCGGAGGCGCCTCGGGAGCACCTGGAGCCCGCGCCTCGCCCCGCGCCCGAGGACGCCCTCGCGCTGTCGCACGAGCACACGCGTCGGGTGGACCACCTGAGCCGCGCGCGCACCCTGAAGGACCTGGGCGACGTGTCCGGCGCGCTCACCGAGGTGCGCCGCGCGCTCCATGACGACCCGGCCGACACGGCTGCGCTCGCGATGGCCGCGCGCCTGGCCCGCCTCCACGGGCAGCCCGAGGTCGCGCTGCTCGCCTACGCCCGACTGGGGAACCTCGCGCCCGAGGAGGCCGGGGCGCTCATCCAGCAGGCTCGCCTGCTCGTGTCCCAGGGGCGCCACGCGGAGGCCGTGCGCGTGGGTGAGGAGGCGGTGCTTCGCGCTCCGGAGGACGCGGAGGTGTACCAGGTGCTCGGACGCGCGCACCTGGGCGCGGGCGAGCTGAGCGCGGCCATCCTCCGCTTCCAGCAGGCCGTCCACCTGGACCCCGAGCATGGCTACGCCCTCAACAACCTCGGGTTCGCGTACCTGCGAGCGGGCGAGGATGCGAAGGCCGCCGAGGTGCTCGCGCAGGCCGCGCAGCTGCTGCCCCACGTGGCCTATGTGCACAACAACCTGGGCGTGGCCTGGGAGCGGCTCGGGAAGAAGGACGAGGCCCGCGCCGCGTACGCCACCGCCACCCGGCTGTCTCCGCGCTACGTCCAGGCCCGCGTCAACACGGACCGGATGGATCGCCTCGCCCAGGCGGACCTGGGCTCGCCTGGGCTTGGGGCCCGGGAAGTCCCGGCCCTCTCCGCGCCGTGA
- a CDS encoding OmpA family protein, producing the protein MKLKALCIAVSLVALPGVAAAQSPFDSIKKAAGDAGKASVEKRVNTKLTDEAKKNQCSFKTGTAELAPGCDGKLKKLASALIDAKKQLTAAGVKSYKFEVSGHTDSTGDAAKNKKLSEERAEAIVKELVSRGIERGEINAVGLGSERPLVKPDNTEAKKAKNRRYELQVRL; encoded by the coding sequence ATGAAGCTCAAGGCGTTGTGCATCGCCGTGTCGCTGGTCGCTCTCCCGGGCGTGGCCGCCGCGCAGAGCCCCTTCGATTCCATCAAGAAGGCCGCGGGCGACGCGGGCAAGGCCTCCGTCGAGAAGCGCGTCAACACCAAGCTGACCGATGAGGCGAAGAAGAACCAGTGCAGCTTCAAGACGGGCACCGCCGAGCTGGCCCCTGGCTGCGACGGGAAGCTCAAGAAGCTGGCCTCCGCGCTCATCGACGCCAAGAAGCAGCTCACCGCCGCGGGCGTGAAGAGCTACAAGTTCGAGGTCTCCGGCCACACCGACTCGACGGGTGACGCCGCCAAGAACAAGAAGCTCAGCGAGGAGCGCGCGGAGGCCATCGTCAAGGAGCTGGTCTCGCGTGGCATCGAGCGCGGCGAAATCAACGCCGTGGGCCTCGGCTCCGAGCGGCCCCTGGTGAAGCCGGACAACACCGAGGCCAAGAAGGCCAAGAATCGCCGGTACGAGCTCCAGGTCCGCCTGTAG
- a CDS encoding alpha/beta hydrolase: MRKRVGLWQSMVCVGLGLFIAGCATVGSAPPVAAEPVPAHQVFVLASAKLKEDRRLTVYLPPGYDAAKDTRFPVLYMPDGGLQEDFPHVASAVDAAIRAGELRPMLVVGIENTVRKRDMTGPSSVPRDLEWVPGSGGSAAFRDFIRDELIPEVEKRFRVTGERAIIGESLAGLFIMETFFLQPELFGTYLALSPSLWWNEEALVREAGARLASRSDLRAALFVSSSNETEDIVPAVARLREVLQASAPPGLKWEVEPRPDLRHDNIYRSSAPAVLRKWLPPVAPR; this comes from the coding sequence ATGCGCAAGCGCGTGGGGTTGTGGCAGTCGATGGTGTGCGTGGGGTTGGGGTTGTTCATCGCGGGGTGTGCGACGGTGGGCAGCGCGCCTCCCGTCGCGGCCGAGCCGGTGCCCGCGCATCAGGTCTTCGTGCTCGCGTCCGCGAAGCTGAAGGAGGACCGCCGTCTCACCGTGTACCTGCCTCCGGGCTACGACGCGGCGAAGGACACGCGCTTCCCGGTGCTCTACATGCCGGACGGCGGGCTGCAGGAGGACTTCCCGCATGTCGCCAGCGCGGTGGACGCGGCGATTCGCGCGGGAGAGCTGCGGCCGATGCTCGTGGTGGGCATCGAGAACACGGTGCGCAAGCGCGACATGACGGGGCCCTCTTCGGTTCCCAGGGACTTGGAGTGGGTGCCTGGCTCGGGCGGCTCGGCGGCGTTCCGGGACTTCATCCGCGACGAGCTGATTCCCGAGGTGGAGAAGCGGTTCCGCGTGACGGGAGAGCGGGCCATCATCGGCGAGTCGCTCGCGGGGCTGTTCATCATGGAGACCTTCTTCCTCCAGCCGGAACTGTTCGGCACGTACCTGGCGCTGAGCCCCAGCCTCTGGTGGAACGAGGAGGCGCTGGTGCGTGAGGCGGGAGCGCGTCTGGCGAGTCGCTCGGACCTGCGCGCGGCGCTGTTCGTGTCCTCGTCGAACGAGACGGAGGACATCGTCCCCGCCGTGGCGCGGCTGCGCGAGGTCCTTCAGGCGAGCGCGCCTCCGGGGCTGAAGTGGGAGGTCGAGCCCCGCCCGGACCTGCGCCACGACAACATCTACCGGTCATCCGCGCCGGCGGTGCTGCGCAAGTGGCTGCCGCCCGTGGCCCCGCGGTAG
- a CDS encoding penicillin-binding protein 1A — translation MTLASVMPNPPEASPPSTPAPVPPRPSLGARLWKWTKRLLITGAVGLVLCLLVAVGTYLYFSRDLPSVDTLRNYQLPQVTKVTCGDGSICAEYAFEKRTVVRVEALPSHVRDAFLAAEDADFYKHVGLDPFGIARATVKNLIPGSTKSGASTITQQVVKNLLLTPERKLSRKIREWILTPRVEEALTKDQILGLYINQSYYGQRRYGLEEAALYYFGKSAKDLSVGEAAVLAGTVQSPHRINPVTNMTRAKSRQRYVLRQMSNQGFVPLKIVEGELDKPIVLAPRPKPRVGPYYAEEIRRTLIERYGEEAVMRGGLRVDIAMVPHLQVAAEQAVRDGLEAMDRRQGYRGPRGTLEDARWARLRGMVVTRIEEAGRRQKDQGYVADLSPLAQVEKPAEPKPGAVTEAEVEGAEEQRPDLSSEDEAPPSEEELLVGAVPLQPLEEGLRLTGYVSEVDEKRNIARVDLVGRTAEVAYSTVTWARQKGKSAPKNISDVFAKGQLVFVRVLKAPPAPAFVEAALDQIPEVQGGLVAIRPDNRHVVALVGGYDAARSSFNRATQAKRQPGSSFKPFLYGAAMASGRYTPLSQVNDAPEAIRDPYTGKTWKPQNYDRKFEGPMTLRQALTKSKNTVSVRLIESLTPPTVIDFARRAGIHSAMPENLTLALGTGEVTILEAVNAYATLQANGRYAEPLMLLRVRDSRGKVLEEHQPGFEETLPPAVAYLTTSLMRSVVEEGTAKAVRELNRPAAGKTGTTQESRDTWFSGYTMDYVASAWVGFDDNSPMGSSETGGRAALPIWLHFMRTAHEGLPARDFEVPSGVLQVRIDPVTGLLAGASVPGRVEPFLDGTQPTAEAPPPGQVTTDEFFLNEGNRKGL, via the coding sequence ATGACCCTGGCCTCTGTGATGCCCAATCCGCCCGAAGCTTCGCCTCCGTCCACCCCGGCCCCCGTGCCTCCACGCCCCAGCCTGGGCGCGCGCCTCTGGAAGTGGACGAAGCGGCTGCTCATCACCGGGGCCGTGGGCCTGGTCCTGTGCCTGCTCGTCGCCGTGGGCACGTACCTCTACTTCAGCCGCGACCTGCCCTCGGTGGACACGCTGCGCAACTACCAGTTGCCCCAGGTCACCAAGGTGACGTGTGGCGACGGGAGCATCTGCGCCGAGTACGCCTTCGAGAAGCGCACCGTGGTGCGCGTGGAGGCCCTGCCGTCGCACGTGCGCGACGCGTTCCTCGCCGCCGAGGACGCGGACTTCTACAAGCACGTGGGCCTGGACCCCTTCGGCATCGCGCGCGCCACCGTCAAGAACCTCATCCCCGGCAGCACCAAGTCCGGCGCCTCCACCATCACCCAGCAGGTGGTGAAGAACCTGCTGCTCACGCCGGAGCGCAAGCTGTCGCGCAAGATTCGCGAGTGGATTCTCACGCCGCGCGTCGAGGAGGCGCTCACCAAGGACCAGATTCTCGGCCTCTACATCAACCAGTCCTACTACGGGCAGCGGCGGTACGGCCTGGAGGAGGCGGCGCTCTATTATTTTGGCAAGAGCGCCAAGGACTTGAGCGTGGGAGAGGCCGCCGTCCTCGCGGGCACGGTGCAGAGTCCGCACCGCATCAACCCGGTGACGAACATGACGCGGGCCAAGTCCCGCCAGCGCTACGTGCTGCGGCAGATGTCCAACCAGGGCTTCGTGCCGTTGAAGATCGTGGAGGGGGAGCTGGACAAGCCCATCGTCCTGGCGCCCCGCCCCAAGCCGAGGGTGGGCCCGTACTACGCGGAGGAGATTCGCCGCACCCTCATCGAGCGCTATGGCGAAGAGGCGGTGATGCGAGGTGGCCTGCGCGTGGACATCGCCATGGTTCCGCACCTCCAGGTCGCCGCGGAGCAGGCGGTGCGCGACGGGCTGGAGGCGATGGACCGGCGCCAGGGCTACCGAGGTCCCCGCGGCACGCTGGAGGACGCGCGGTGGGCGCGGCTTCGCGGCATGGTCGTCACCCGCATCGAGGAGGCCGGTCGCCGGCAGAAGGACCAGGGCTACGTCGCGGACCTGTCGCCGCTCGCGCAGGTGGAGAAGCCCGCGGAACCGAAGCCCGGCGCCGTCACGGAGGCCGAGGTGGAAGGCGCGGAGGAGCAGCGCCCGGACCTGTCGTCCGAGGACGAGGCCCCTCCGTCGGAGGAGGAATTGCTGGTGGGCGCGGTGCCCTTGCAGCCGCTGGAGGAAGGGCTGCGGCTGACGGGCTACGTGTCCGAGGTCGATGAGAAGCGCAACATCGCGCGCGTGGACCTGGTGGGCCGCACCGCGGAGGTGGCGTACTCCACCGTCACCTGGGCCCGGCAGAAGGGAAAGAGCGCGCCGAAGAACATCTCGGACGTGTTCGCGAAGGGGCAGCTCGTCTTCGTGCGAGTCCTGAAGGCGCCGCCCGCCCCGGCCTTCGTGGAGGCCGCGCTGGACCAGATTCCGGAGGTGCAGGGCGGCCTGGTGGCCATCCGCCCGGACAACCGGCACGTCGTCGCGCTGGTGGGTGGGTACGACGCGGCGCGCTCGTCGTTCAACCGCGCCACCCAGGCGAAGCGTCAGCCGGGCTCGTCCTTCAAGCCGTTCCTCTACGGCGCCGCGATGGCGAGCGGACGCTACACGCCGCTGTCCCAGGTGAACGACGCGCCCGAGGCGATTCGCGACCCGTACACGGGCAAGACGTGGAAGCCGCAGAACTACGACCGCAAGTTCGAAGGCCCCATGACGCTGCGCCAGGCGCTCACGAAGTCGAAGAACACCGTGTCGGTGCGCCTCATCGAGTCGCTCACGCCGCCCACTGTCATCGACTTCGCGCGGCGGGCGGGCATCCACTCGGCCATGCCGGAGAACCTCACGCTGGCGCTGGGCACCGGCGAGGTGACGATTCTGGAGGCGGTGAACGCGTACGCCACGCTCCAGGCCAATGGCCGCTACGCGGAGCCGCTCATGCTGCTGCGCGTGCGCGACTCGCGCGGCAAGGTGCTGGAGGAGCATCAGCCGGGCTTCGAGGAGACGCTGCCTCCCGCCGTCGCGTACCTCACCACGTCGCTGATGCGCAGCGTGGTGGAGGAAGGGACCGCGAAGGCGGTGCGCGAGCTGAACCGCCCCGCCGCGGGCAAGACGGGCACCACGCAGGAGTCTCGGGACACGTGGTTCTCCGGCTACACGATGGACTACGTGGCCAGCGCGTGGGTGGGCTTCGATGACAACTCCCCCATGGGGAGCAGCGAGACGGGTGGACGCGCCGCGCTGCCCATCTGGCTCCACTTCATGCGCACCGCGCACGAGGGCCTCCCCGCGCGCGACTTCGAGGTGCCCTCCGGCGTCCTCCAGGTTCGCATCGACCCCGTCACGGGGCTCCTCGCCGGGGCATCCGTTCCGGGCCGGGTGGAGCCGTTCCTCGATGGCACCCAGCCCACCGCCGAGGCCCCTCCGCCGGGCCAGGTGACCACCGACGAGTTCTTCCTCAACGAAGGCAACAGGAAGGGCCTGTGA